A segment of the Carya illinoinensis cultivar Pawnee chromosome 1, C.illinoinensisPawnee_v1, whole genome shotgun sequence genome:
GTATGTTGCTTCATTTCTCATGCTCACaattcctttcattttttctttgattaatgATTATTGTTCCGAGGCAAATTATATCTGCATATGCATCTTATGTGCACgcatgcatacatatacatatatgtatatatttgtggttttatgtattttattttgaagttttggCAATGAAAGAATAGGTTAGGCATTCCTTTCATATGCAAAAATATTACCCGACGATATCTTAATGCAGCTGATGTCACCATGTGTCCCAAAACCTTAAGCTGGTGGGAttaggtaaatttaattttgtaaattttaaatttgagaaatgcTTTGGCCACATAAGaatttcacaaaagtaaatcCACAAATTGGTGTAGTAcatcatattataaagttactttttacAATATCTAActtatcaaataaaattatgttaatttgtgagtttacttatgTGAAATATCTTTATGTCTGTAGtacttctttttatattttatccgTAACACTCTTGTAGCTGTCATGGGCATGCTCTCAGTGTTTTAGTGAACGCAGTGTTAGTACTAAAGGTTTGGTTTTCTGGTTCTTCACACAGTCAATTCGTCATGTTCTTTCACAATTTGATTACCAAGTACAAAACCAATAACTAAAATTTAATCAGCAATCGGTGATGACAGCTAGCCCCAAACTTCCAAGTACTAGCAATACTTATTAGTATATGCAATATCTTCGGAAGTTGTGGACATCTTGCAAATATAATCTTGTCCTAATCGAGTTGCAAGGCCAAATCTCTACGTTTTACTATCATtttacttttgatttatttacCTAGGTCTTTCTGCAGCAAAAAGATAATCTTATGTTATTCCCTAAATTTCGTCTTGCAATATTTAGGGATATCACAAGCTCAATGTGTAAGTTCAAAGTTATGTCTTTGTCTATTTCAAGGCGTGCTCACCATAATGAAAGCTGAATCGTAATaactcttcatttttttatgttCGAATACTTTTTTACCTTGATGCGTCTCTAATTGTATgggaaaataatttcattaggGTTTCGTGAAGATTGCTTCAATTATACTGAGTGAAACAACTCTATAAGCATAAAGCCATGGAATGATAGAAACTGCGGGTCAACATAGTGGGAGGacatattgaattttcattgccTAAAGTTAATATTATGTTCATCATCAATAACTGTTGTTAAGACCATCACTTTTTGTTTGCAGAAGCACTCTGGTGATATCTAAGCTAGTCTATTGAAGTTGTTCTACTTGAAATGGATCTTGCTATTTTTAGCTGTACAAATTCAACATGTTTTCAATATGTGGTTGAGAGGATTCTAGGACTTAGAATGCCAATTCCTACTGTCATAAGTTTCTAAGATAACATTGTGTCCTATATTATATCGCAGTCAGGTTAAGTTTGTCGGTATTCATGACTATTATTACATAATTCACATGTGCAGTACCATGGAGAAGCCTAATCCTATCCCAGTTAGCATCTCAGCATCACCTATTAAGGACTCCATCCAACCAAAGATTAATATGCATGATGAGAACATAGAACCAGGGGTTGATTTGAGACTTGCTCTGGGTGATTCTAACCAGTGCACTCAAAGACAACTGAAAGATGAATCAGATGCAGGTGCAGGTACAAATGCTGGTTCAAGGATAGACATGACACTTGTGGCCTCTGAATTAGTCTGGTCTCCACATGAGGGTTTGAGTCTCAAATGTGCTGATTTTGGCTTTGCCAATAAAAAGGGCTCTCTTATGTGGGGTGCAGGACCAAGCAATGTGGCTTTTTCGCTGCCTCAAAACATTACGAGCGAGAGGTCCACTACTGGCAAACCAACAGATGTGGAAGTCATTACACAACAAGCAGCATTTCATGCAAACAGTAAACTTTCTGGTACAAATACTATAACTAGATCCCCTGCAAATGATGCTGATATCATGCTGGGATGTGGACCAAATCATGTAGACGAGACAGGTAAAGGAAAAATGTTTTTCTTGTTAACTTGTCTGGAAGGGAAGGTTCATGCTAGGCCTTTAGTCTAAATTTGcttagtgaacaagaagattcTGGTTAGTTGTTAACTGGTATAACGATGAACGTGAACCTATCCATTCCAATCGTCTATCCTATTAAAGCCTGTCTAACAAAGCCTGGGGACTCCGTTTGGCCGGACCCATTGAGATTTTTTTCTAGCTTTATATGTGCATGCTGCTCTCTTTCCTCTTTGTTATGCAAGAGAGAGTTCTTGGAAGCTCATAGAGCCGAAACTGGTCAATGCTTTATGTTTTATAACCGATTAATTCTCTTGTTCTATAAAGGAATACAGACAGGGTTCTATACTCTCTAAAGGAACGAATAAAAAAAAGCACTTGCTATGCTCCCAAAAACACACAAGCACTGCAGACTGTTTTCTTTTACATGTAAAGTGAAAATTTTCTCTTATATTTTACTTCTGTCCATTTTTTCATCGCTGACATGGTATGACCTGCTGATTTTTTACCTACAGGCAAGGTAAATGGAAGGAATTTTGATTCTTTATCTATTAAAACGGATGAACCTAAACCTGATGTGATGGTAAATGAATTGTTCACAGCGGATCCTACTGGTGGAGGCAGAGATCTTGGAAGTGAGCAAATATTGGGTATGAATATTGTTTTGACCTCTGATGTTCACCCTGGGGATGAATGCAATGCTTCTGAAACTCCAGATAAGAATTTTAGGTCCCCAGGCAGAAGGCCTCTGGCAAAGCCAGAGCAAACTGCAGAGAATGAATTACAGACTCCAATTTGTGAAAATGATTGTGGTGGAGCTGCTGAGATGGTAGAATCAGAATTTGCTCCCAAATTAGAAAACACTTTTAAGCATTATGGAGCAATACGTCCTAGAAACAAATATTTTCCAAGTAACCTCTCCCCAACTAACAACAGAATCTATAGAAATCAAAGGAAAGGTAAGGAAAAGGCTGTATCTGATGGAGATGTTAATGAAAGATCATCAAAGGAAGGAGATGATAGCCACGAGAGTGTTGAAAGCTGCAACAGTGCTGGGTTGCTATCAAGTGGCAAGAAGAGGCAGAGCTTTGATGAACACTTACTTGTTGGGAGTAAAAGAgtgaaaaatcaaatccaagaaACACCCAGTTCAGCACCCTATATTAGACAAGATAGCTCCTTTATGAATTGGATATCAAACATGATGAAGGGCTTTTCGAAACCAATTCAAACTGAAACAGCTTCTCCTGCTCTTGCTATTGCACCTCCTGATCTGGATCTTCCTGATCAGAATCCCCTCACATGCAACAAGAATCAAGATCcagtgttaaaaaatattggtttcCGATCAATCTTTCAGTCTTTATATGGTCCAAAAATGGAAGGAGAAACATCATTGAATAGAGCACATGAAAAGGGGGAAGGATCTAAGGAACTTGAGCTGGCTAACAAGATGTGTATCATTAATACTACTCCAATAGCCATTCAGGGAGATGGTGATAACATATGCAAACGATTTCTGCTTCCAAATGAGAAGTTTGAGGAATCAATATCTGGAAATGGAGCAGCTTTGGCAACCCAGCCTAGAGTTTTTCCTGTGAATTTTGCTCCCGGTCAGGAAAATAGCAAGACCATTTCCAGGGAGGATAAAAATTCATGCAGAGTGGAATCGAGTAAGGAGAAAAATGTAATAAGCTCCAATTCATCTCTGGGTAAAGATAAGACTAAGAGTGGTGAGAAGATTGCTTCTGATGCACCATCTGAAGGGAAGACCACAAACGATTTTAGCTACAGAAATGATCCTATGGGAAGCTTGTGGGTAACTAGGCTTTGTTCAAAAACTTGTCGCCCTGTACTAAACTTGGGTGATCACAACCCGAGTATTGGTGTAGGTCTTGACAGCTCCAGTGATTGCATAAGGCTTCTTCCTCGGGCAGGGAATCATAAGggtttttccaaaaaccacaatgGTGTGGCAGTGAAGGAGAACTCAGTTGAAAACCCAATGCTTGCTTTGGGTGAAGAATCACAGAAGTGTCCTGCTGATACCGAGGCTATCATTGGTTCTGAAAGGATCAAATGTCACAATAGTCAGAACTCTGCGTATAAACTGAACCTAATTTTGCCTTCCCCAAAATTTAGAAGTTCAGAGGCAATGGCTTCAATGTTTGCAAGAAGATTGGACACCCTCAAGCACAGCATACTATCAAATGTAACAGATAATGCAAGTCGAGAAACTACAACCTGTATCTTTTGTGGCATAAAAGGCCACTGTTTACAAGAGTGTTCTGCAAtaaaagaaagtgagattgaagATCTTCTGAGGAATGTCTATACATATAACGGGACTGAAGAATGGCCTTGTTTATGCATTAAATGTTTCCAGCTCAATCATTGGGCTATTGCATGTCCCAGTGCTTCCTCAAAAGGGGAACATCAAACAAAAGGCGGTGCTTCTTTGGTTGGTCCTAGCAAAATGCAGCATAACGAAAATTTGAAGCTGCTAACTGGTTGGGAGAGACCATTTCAAGATTCTTGTGATGGGAGTTATCTTAGAAAACCAGAACATGGTAACTGGAAACAGAATGAAACAAT
Coding sequences within it:
- the LOC122277512 gene encoding uncharacterized protein LOC122277512 isoform X2; its protein translation is MEKPNPIPVSISASPIKDSIQPKINMHDENIEPGVDLRLALGDSNQCTQRQLKDESDAGAGTNAGSRIDMTLVASELVWSPHEGLSLKCADFGFANKKGSLMWGAGPSNVAFSLPQNITSERSTTGKPTDVEVITQQAAFHANSKLSGTNTITRSPANDADIMLGCGPNHVDETGKVNGRNFDSLSIKTDEPKPDVMVNELFTADPTGGGRDLGSEQILGMNIVLTSDVHPGDECNASETPDKNFRSPGRRPLAKPEQTAENELQTPICENDCGGAAEMVESEFAPKLENTFKHYGAIRPRNKYFPSNLSPTNNRIYRNQRKGKEKAVSDGDVNERSSKEGDDSHESVESCNSAGLLSSGKKRQSFDEHLLVGSKRVKNQIQETPSSAPYIRQDSSFMNWISNMMKGFSKPIQTETASPALAIAPPDLDLPDQNPLTCNKNQDPVLKNIGFRSIFQSLYGPKMEGETSLNRAHEKGEGSKELELANKMCIINTTPIAIQGDGDNICKRFLLPNEKFEESISGNGAALATQPRVFPVNFAPGQENSKTISREDKNSCRVESSKEKNVISSNSSLGKDKTKSGEKIASDAPSEGKTTNDFSYRNDPMGSLWVTRLCSKTCRPVLNLGDHNPSIGVGLDSSSDCIRLLPRAGNHKGFSKNHNGVAVKENSVENPMLALGEESQKCPADTEAIIGSERIKCHNSQNSAYKLNLILPSPKFRSSEAMASMFARRLDTLKHSILSNVTDNASRETTTCIFCGIKGHCLQECSAIKESEIEDLLRNVYTYNGTEEWPCLCIKCFQLNHWAIACPSASSKGEHQTKGGASLVGPSKMQHNENLKLLTGWERPFQDSCDGSYLRKPEHGNWKQNETITPEKTGNANSLTKYIASSFGGNYSKEQKIIPVNGQVSDVPKGIFDAIKSLRLSRSDILEWMNSHASLSHLDGFFLRLRLGKWEEGLGGTGYHVACITGKQRENSPENAKYSVRVNVGGIKCLVESHYISNHDFLEDELMAWWCATSRDGGKIPSEEELRVKFKKKRMLGF
- the LOC122277512 gene encoding uncharacterized protein LOC122277512 isoform X1, yielding MSMGDNSTMEKPNPIPVSISASPIKDSIQPKINMHDENIEPGVDLRLALGDSNQCTQRQLKDESDAGAGTNAGSRIDMTLVASELVWSPHEGLSLKCADFGFANKKGSLMWGAGPSNVAFSLPQNITSERSTTGKPTDVEVITQQAAFHANSKLSGTNTITRSPANDADIMLGCGPNHVDETGKVNGRNFDSLSIKTDEPKPDVMVNELFTADPTGGGRDLGSEQILGMNIVLTSDVHPGDECNASETPDKNFRSPGRRPLAKPEQTAENELQTPICENDCGGAAEMVESEFAPKLENTFKHYGAIRPRNKYFPSNLSPTNNRIYRNQRKGKEKAVSDGDVNERSSKEGDDSHESVESCNSAGLLSSGKKRQSFDEHLLVGSKRVKNQIQETPSSAPYIRQDSSFMNWISNMMKGFSKPIQTETASPALAIAPPDLDLPDQNPLTCNKNQDPVLKNIGFRSIFQSLYGPKMEGETSLNRAHEKGEGSKELELANKMCIINTTPIAIQGDGDNICKRFLLPNEKFEESISGNGAALATQPRVFPVNFAPGQENSKTISREDKNSCRVESSKEKNVISSNSSLGKDKTKSGEKIASDAPSEGKTTNDFSYRNDPMGSLWVTRLCSKTCRPVLNLGDHNPSIGVGLDSSSDCIRLLPRAGNHKGFSKNHNGVAVKENSVENPMLALGEESQKCPADTEAIIGSERIKCHNSQNSAYKLNLILPSPKFRSSEAMASMFARRLDTLKHSILSNVTDNASRETTTCIFCGIKGHCLQECSAIKESEIEDLLRNVYTYNGTEEWPCLCIKCFQLNHWAIACPSASSKGEHQTKGGASLVGPSKMQHNENLKLLTGWERPFQDSCDGSYLRKPEHGNWKQNETITPEKTGNANSLTKYIASSFGGNYSKEQKIIPVNGQVSDVPKGIFDAIKSLRLSRSDILEWMNSHASLSHLDGFFLRLRLGKWEEGLGGTGYHVACITGKQRENSPENAKYSVRVNVGGIKCLVESHYISNHDFLEDELMAWWCATSRDGGKIPSEEELRVKFKKKRMLGF
- the LOC122277512 gene encoding uncharacterized protein LOC122277512 isoform X3; the encoded protein is MWTKSCRRDRQADPTGGGRDLGSEQILGMNIVLTSDVHPGDECNASETPDKNFRSPGRRPLAKPEQTAENELQTPICENDCGGAAEMVESEFAPKLENTFKHYGAIRPRNKYFPSNLSPTNNRIYRNQRKGKEKAVSDGDVNERSSKEGDDSHESVESCNSAGLLSSGKKRQSFDEHLLVGSKRVKNQIQETPSSAPYIRQDSSFMNWISNMMKGFSKPIQTETASPALAIAPPDLDLPDQNPLTCNKNQDPVLKNIGFRSIFQSLYGPKMEGETSLNRAHEKGEGSKELELANKMCIINTTPIAIQGDGDNICKRFLLPNEKFEESISGNGAALATQPRVFPVNFAPGQENSKTISREDKNSCRVESSKEKNVISSNSSLGKDKTKSGEKIASDAPSEGKTTNDFSYRNDPMGSLWVTRLCSKTCRPVLNLGDHNPSIGVGLDSSSDCIRLLPRAGNHKGFSKNHNGVAVKENSVENPMLALGEESQKCPADTEAIIGSERIKCHNSQNSAYKLNLILPSPKFRSSEAMASMFARRLDTLKHSILSNVTDNASRETTTCIFCGIKGHCLQECSAIKESEIEDLLRNVYTYNGTEEWPCLCIKCFQLNHWAIACPSASSKGEHQTKGGASLVGPSKMQHNENLKLLTGWERPFQDSCDGSYLRKPEHGNWKQNETITPEKTGNANSLTKYIASSFGGNYSKEQKIIPVNGQVSDVPKGIFDAIKSLRLSRSDILEWMNSHASLSHLDGFFLRLRLGKWEEGLGGTGYHVACITGKQRENSPENAKYSVRVNVGGIKCLVESHYISNHDFLEDELMAWWCATSRDGGKIPSEEELRVKFKKKRMLGF